The genomic region CACCTGTTCCCCACGTCATGCACAAGATCCGGCACCCTCTGTGGACAACCGCACCCCTGGAGCAACGAATTCCGCTCAGGTGAGCACAGCCGTCCTGACGAGGACCGTCACCACGACCGCCACGAGGACCACCCCGCTGGCGCCGTACTGCACGAGGTTCCGGCGCTCCCGGGGTGCGTGGACCATGGCGATGGCGATCAACGCCCCGGCGACCAGACCACCGACGTGCGCCTGCCAGGCGATCCCGCCCCAGGGGTTGAAGGTGAAGATCAGGTTCACGACGAGGAGCGCGATCACCGGCCGCATGTCGTAGTTCATCCGGCGCATCAGCACGGCCGTGGCACCCAGCAGGCCGAAGATCGCCCCTGAGGCTCCGAGCGAGCCCTGCCCGGGGTCCGAGACCGCATAGGTGAGAGCACTGCCCGCCAGCCCCGACAGCAGGTAGAGGGCGAGGTACCGGGCACGGCCCAGCGCGGCCTCCAGAGGCCCGCCGAGCCACCACAGCCCCAGCATGTTGAACGCGATGTGCCACACCTCCTGGTGCAGGAACATCGACGTCACCAGCCGGTACCACTGCCCCTCCGCCACGCCTTCGATACCGGCCGACGGGTCCCCCGAGTAGGCACGGCCGAACAGCAGCAGATCGTCGAGCAGTGAACGGCCGGCGACCGAGACCGCGATGAAGACGGCGAGGTTCAGTCCGAGCAGGATCTTGGTGACGAGCCTGGGGTCGGCGGCCACGCTCCCGCCCGCCAGGGTCCGCGGCCGGTTCGCGGCGGGATGGTGGCCCGTGCCGGAACCCTGGCGGACGCACTCCGGGCAGTGGAAGCCCACCGACGCCTCGATCATGCAGTCCGTGCAGATCGGTCTCTCGCACCGCGTGCAGCGGATTCCCGTCTCCCGGCCCGGATGCCGGTAACACGTGGGTGGACCGCCCGCGGCCGCGGATCCGTCCTTTTCTTCCGGCGGCTGCTGATCCATCGGTCACGGCCCCTTCGGTCCTCGTCCGTGCAGGGGGCACACATGCGACCGCCCCGCTCGCCCGTTATGTAACAGTACGGACGAGCAGGGCGGTTGGTTCCCGCAGGGGCGGCGGCCGGCCGGGTCAGCGGCCCGGGCGACCGGACACCCCTCGTCTCACCGGGTCTCGATGGCGACCGATTCGATCACCACGTCCTGGAGCGGACGGTCGGTCCGCGGATTGGCCGGGGCCGCCGCGATGGCGTCCACGACTTTCTTGCCCGCCTCGTCGGCGACCTCGCCGAAGATCGTGTGCTTCCCGGTCAGCCAGGCGGTGGGCGACACGGTCACGAAGAACTGCGACCCGTTGGTGCCCGGCCCTGCGTTGGCCATCGCCAGCAGGTACGGCTTGTCGAACGCGAGGTCGGGGTGGAACTCGTCGGCGAACTCGTACCCGGGGCCGCCCGTGCCGTTGCCCAGCGGGTCACCGCCCTGGATCATGAAACCGCTGATGACACGGTGGAAGACGGTGCCGTCGTACAGCTTGTCGGTGGACTTCCGGCCGGTCTCCGGGTTGGTCCACTCACGCTCACCCTGGGCGAGCTCGACGAAGTTCTTGACCGTCCTGGGCGCGTGGTTCGGCAGCAGCCGGATCTCGATGTCGCCCAGACTGGTCTTCAAAGTGGCGTAAAGCTGCTCGGCCACGGTCTGCCTTCCGTAAGTCTCCGCTGATGACCACCGATCCTCGCACGGGGAGCCCGGCCCACAGCGCGGTCACAGCACCGGGAAGGGCGGCACTCACCTTGTTGCTCGCTTTCCTGCACCTTTCCCACACTTCCTGCCGGATAAATGCGGCCAAGTGCCCGACGACACGGAGCGCGCGGACAAGAACCGTGGCATCGTCGGCGACACGCTCCCCTTGCACCGTATTGCCAGAGAATGACGTTCATGACCCGGATGCCCGTCCCGCGTGGCGCCCTAGGCGTCAGCGGGCATGATTTCGAATTGGGTGGATAGGCGGAGTACCTACCCGCCACCAATGAGGAGGATCCCGTGACCCGCATCGACAGCGTGCGCGCCGCAACCTACTCGGCGAAGGACAGCGCGCAGCACGCCGCGGAAGTGGTGGCGCCTTACGCCGACACGGCCAAGGAACAGGCCACGCACTACGCGCACGAGGCTCGTGCGCGGCTCGCGCCCAAGGTGTCGAAGGCAGCCGCGCAGGCCCGCGTCCAGTACGGCGCACACCTCGCACCGCGTATCGAACAGGCGCTGACCCATGTACCCCCCAAGGTCGACGAGGCCGCGCAGAAGGCCGCCACCCGGACGCGCAACGCCGCCCGCACGGCGGCGGACTACACCGTTCCGCGCGTCGAGTACGCGGTGGCCGCGAGTCGGCCCATGGCCGAGGAGGCCACCGCCCGCAGTACCGCCGCACTCGCCGCTCTCCGTGGCCAGGTGACGGCCAAGGAGATCCAGAAGCTCGTCAGGAAGCACGAGCGACGGGCCAAGGCGGGCCGGACGGCCAAGGGCTTCCTCGTACTGGGCCTCCTGGCCGGCGGGGCCTTCGCCGCCTGGAAGTGGTGGGACAAGCAGGCCAACCCGGACTGGCTGGTCGAGCCGCCGGCCCCCACCGAGGTGGGCGACGACCGCGCCCCTCTGACCTCGGTCGACGGCAGCGGCTCCACCGTGCTCGACCCGGAGGTCCGCGCCAAGCAGGACGAGGCCGGATCGGACACGGCGGAAGGCGACCGCGACGACCGCCGCTGAGCACATGGCGAAACGGGAGAGGGGCGCCGGAAGACCGCGAGGTCTTCCGGCGCCCCTCTCCCGTTTCACGTGAAACCGACAGGAGTACGCGAGCTCGACCCGGGCCAGCGCCGTGCGCGAGGGCGGTACGCAGAGGGTCGGGGTCGGCGCCGATCCCGAGATCACCGTGATCGAACTGCGCGCCTGAAATCCGGCCCGGTCACGAAAATGCCCCCTGATCTGTGCCTACGGCGATCAGGGGGCATCGGGTTGTGGAGCCTAGGAGATTCGAACTCCTGACATCTGCCTTGCAAAGGCAGCGCTCTACCAACTGAGCTAAGGCCCCGAAAACCGGACACCACGGAACATAACCATGCCGCGACGTCCGTCGCAGAACAGAGTACCGGGTGACCCCCCGAATCCTGCAAAAGGATTGGGACTCCCGGGCCGCAACGGCTCTCCGTAAGATGCACGACGAGGTTCGCAGCAGCGAAGCCGCAGCGAAGGGGAGACGCAATGGACGCAGCGCAGCAAGAGGCGACGGCTAGAGCCCGGGAGCTCCAGCGCAGCTGGTACGGAGAGCCGCTGGGGGCGCTCTTCCGCAGGCTGATCGACGACCTCGGCCTCAACCAGGCACGCCTCGCGGCGGTGCTCGGACTGTCCGCTCCCATGCTCTCCCAGCTGATGAGCGGGCAGCGGGCCAAGATCGGCAATCCCGCGGTCGTCCAGCGGGTCCAGGCACTTCAGGAGCTCGCCAGCCAGGTGGCGGACGGCAGCGTCAGCGCGGGAGAGGCCACCGACCGGATGGAAGAGATCAAGAAGTCGCAGGGCGGCTCGGTCCTGACCAACACCGGCCAGACCTCCACCACGGGCGGTGCCCCCACCGTGCGGCGGGTGGTCCGTGAGATCCAGTCGCTGTTGCGTTCGGTCGCCGCGGCCGGCGACATCATCGATGCCGCGGACTCCCTCGCTCCTGCCCACCCCGAGCTGGCAGAGTTCCTCAGGGTGTACGGAGCAGGACGCACCGCCGACGCGGTCGCGCACTACGAAGGGCACCAGAGCTAGGGCCCGGGGCCGCCCCCGGGCGGCCCGGCCGTGGCAGTATCCCGACAGCCGGGGCACGAACCGAAACGGGAACGGGAGCGGGCGCAGCGCAATGGGTGAGGTCTTCGCTGGTCGGTACGAGCTGGTCGATCCGATCGGACGTGGTGGGGTCGGCGCCGTCTGGCGCGCGTGGGACCACCGGCGCCGCCGGTACGTGGCGGCCAAGGTCCTGCAGCAGAGCGACGCGCACACGCTGCTGCGCTTCGTCCGTGAGCAGGCGCTGCGGATCGAGCATCCGCATGTTCTCGCCCCGGCCAGCTGGGCCGCCGACGACGACAAGGTCCTGTTCACGATGGATCTGGTCAGCGGTGGTTCGCTGGCCCATGTCATCGGTGACTACGGCCCGTTGCCGCCCCGCTTCGTCTGCCTCCTGCTCGACCAGCTGCTGTCCGGGCTGTCCACGGTGCACGCCGAGGGAGTCGTGCACCGCGACATCAAACCGGCCAACATCCTTATGGAGGCGACCGGTACGGGCCGTCCGCATCTGCGGCTCTCCGACTTCGGCATCTCGATGCGGAAGGGTGAACCGCGGCTCACGGAGACCAACTACGTGGTGGGCACGCCGGGTTACTTCGCGCCCGAGCAGATGATGGGAGCGGAGCCCGACTTCCCGGCGGACCTCTTCGCCGTCGGACTCGTCGCGCTCTATCTACTGCAGGGCCGGAAGCCGGACTCCAAGGCGCTGATCGAGTACTTCGCCGCGCACGGCACCCCGGGCGCGCCCCAGGGTGTGCCGGAGCCCTTGTGGCAGGTTCTCGCCGGCCTGCTGCAGCCGGACCCGCACGCCCGTTTCCGTACGGCCACAGGTGCGCGCAAGGCGCTGACGGCAGCGGTCGAGATGCTGCCGGAGGCCGGCCCGGACGACGAGCGGGTGGAGGTGTTCGACCAGATCGGCCCGCTGCCCGCCGGATTCGGCCCCGAGGGACCCGCCACCGGCCCCGAGACACCCGGCAACGGGCCGCAGGCGCCCGCGCAGGCCGTCGGGGCTGCACCGGCCGTCGGGGCGCCACCGGTCGCGCCCCGGCCGCCGCAGCAGCCGTACGCGCCGGAGGGCCAGGGCCAGCAGCCCTACGCCCCTCCGCAGGGCACTCCGGGTCAGCAGCCGTACGCCCCTCCCTCGTCGATGTCGGAGACGGGCTCCTTCCATCTCGCGCCGCCTCCGCAGCAGCCCGCCCCGGTTCCGCACCCGGCGCAGCCTCAGACGCCGTCGTCCGCTCCCTCTCCGGCCCACGCGGCGTCCCCCTACGCCTCCGGCGCCGCCCCGGATCTCGCCCATGCCGCCACGGCCGCCGTGCCGTACGGGACCACGCCCACGCGTCCGTACACCGCCCAGCACCCGCAGGCACCGCAGAACGTCGCCCCGCCCGCCCCGCGGCCGGCCCCCGCGAAGCGGCCGGGACCGTCCCCGAAGGTGGCGGTCCCGGTGCTCGTGGTGGCGCTGATCTGC from Streptomyces sp. QL37 harbors:
- a CDS encoding rhomboid family intramembrane serine protease, whose protein sequence is MDQQPPEEKDGSAAAGGPPTCYRHPGRETGIRCTRCERPICTDCMIEASVGFHCPECVRQGSGTGHHPAANRPRTLAGGSVAADPRLVTKILLGLNLAVFIAVSVAGRSLLDDLLLFGRAYSGDPSAGIEGVAEGQWYRLVTSMFLHQEVWHIAFNMLGLWWLGGPLEAALGRARYLALYLLSGLAGSALTYAVSDPGQGSLGASGAIFGLLGATAVLMRRMNYDMRPVIALLVVNLIFTFNPWGGIAWQAHVGGLVAGALIAIAMVHAPRERRNLVQYGASGVVLVAVVVTVLVRTAVLT
- a CDS encoding peptidylprolyl isomerase, which encodes MAEQLYATLKTSLGDIEIRLLPNHAPRTVKNFVELAQGEREWTNPETGRKSTDKLYDGTVFHRVISGFMIQGGDPLGNGTGGPGYEFADEFHPDLAFDKPYLLAMANAGPGTNGSQFFVTVSPTAWLTGKHTIFGEVADEAGKKVVDAIAAAPANPRTDRPLQDVVIESVAIETR
- a CDS encoding DUF5324 family protein; protein product: MTRIDSVRAATYSAKDSAQHAAEVVAPYADTAKEQATHYAHEARARLAPKVSKAAAQARVQYGAHLAPRIEQALTHVPPKVDEAAQKAATRTRNAARTAADYTVPRVEYAVAASRPMAEEATARSTAALAALRGQVTAKEIQKLVRKHERRAKAGRTAKGFLVLGLLAGGAFAAWKWWDKQANPDWLVEPPAPTEVGDDRAPLTSVDGSGSTVLDPEVRAKQDEAGSDTAEGDRDDRR
- a CDS encoding DNA-binding protein; the protein is MDAAQQEATARARELQRSWYGEPLGALFRRLIDDLGLNQARLAAVLGLSAPMLSQLMSGQRAKIGNPAVVQRVQALQELASQVADGSVSAGEATDRMEEIKKSQGGSVLTNTGQTSTTGGAPTVRRVVREIQSLLRSVAAAGDIIDAADSLAPAHPELAEFLRVYGAGRTADAVAHYEGHQS
- a CDS encoding serine/threonine-protein kinase yields the protein MGEVFAGRYELVDPIGRGGVGAVWRAWDHRRRRYVAAKVLQQSDAHTLLRFVREQALRIEHPHVLAPASWAADDDKVLFTMDLVSGGSLAHVIGDYGPLPPRFVCLLLDQLLSGLSTVHAEGVVHRDIKPANILMEATGTGRPHLRLSDFGISMRKGEPRLTETNYVVGTPGYFAPEQMMGAEPDFPADLFAVGLVALYLLQGRKPDSKALIEYFAAHGTPGAPQGVPEPLWQVLAGLLQPDPHARFRTATGARKALTAAVEMLPEAGPDDERVEVFDQIGPLPAGFGPEGPATGPETPGNGPQAPAQAVGAAPAVGAPPVAPRPPQQPYAPEGQGQQPYAPPQGTPGQQPYAPPSSMSETGSFHLAPPPQQPAPVPHPAQPQTPSSAPSPAHAASPYASGAAPDLAHAATAAVPYGTTPTRPYTAQHPQAPQNVAPPAPRPAPAKRPGPSPKVAVPVLVVALICFAVGIWALTQA